DNA sequence from the Vicia villosa cultivar HV-30 ecotype Madison, WI linkage group LG3, Vvil1.0, whole genome shotgun sequence genome:
acaaaaatgatAGAAAAATCATTAGACAGGTAAACATTTATAAgtctaattataaaatataaaccgaACTAATGTAAACAATAATTTTACATGTTCATTAACATCTGGATCAATGATTCTGAAATCAAATTTCATGTTAACTAAGCACAAGTCTCATTTGATTGATGAGTTATTTATTTGGCAGGTGACTTGGCTTTTTCTCTAATTAAAGTTTTTCATATTATATTCCTGTGTTGTTtttatgttcttttatttttctatgtttattttttttaataatttaagattaaatatgtttttatcccTTTAAAATAGCGGTTTTTCACTTTAGccctctaaatattttcttcaaagaatgatcctcttaaaaattttaattttaacttttggtccctcatagcaaaatcgtagctaaaatggTATCTAATTCCGTCGCTAAATAAAAAACCGTTACTAAAACCCCCGTTAAAATCGTCGCTAAATTGCaagagggaccaaaagttaaaattaaaatttttaggaggaccattctttgaagaaaatgtttagagggactaaaattgaaaacCACTGTATTTAGAggaaccaaaaacttatttaacccaataatttaaaatgtcattctcattgttctaaaataattatttattaaaaaattgtttgaaaataaattatttattttaagtttttttctaatagtattatttaataaacattatatattttaaagtaaatatctcatgtatatatttatttgaaaattaaatatactaataaataataaaagtaacttaaaaaataattattgtttCATATATATATGGGTCTTGCTAACTAGTGCCttcagggcaatggttaaacattcttaaaaaaaaaatattttataaaatttttaatattttaacttccaatgcattaaatacacagattaccgagataaaattattattttaaaattttaaccatTGCCTTGAGGACACTGCTtagcatttatatatatatatatatatatatatatatatatatatatatatatatatatatatatatatatatatatatatatatatatatgtaagtctataagtgcgcctaagagggggggtgaattaggttttcaaaaataatcGGTTTTTATGACAATGTGTTTACTaactttttggttaagtgtttgaaggtgtttgttggttcatatctttttcttggtaatgatGATGAATGCGGTAAATgcggaaagataaagaacacggcgatatatactggttcccctcacaatccgagagtactccagtcccctttcaaacacgaaagagatttcactatagttagaattattgtacaagcctatgctttactatctaacctatagggtgatcaaaggttcttaacacctttaagatcaaacaacactaatgtggatgaagaacaatcctcttcaaacacaacacttacttccaacaatcctggatagtaaggaataataactttgaatttttacaagagatttagatgaagtttgtatagcacttatcaatcttggattgatcttcttcttcaataaaacaattctcaaaatgaatataagtgttcacaatgtatgcatgaaacttagaatatttttctcaatGAAAGAGTGTATAGCAAGTTTCACTTtgaaagagatgaatgatgaacactttgaaaatatttgaaaaaaaaaataatatatgaagttgaattgttaatgaagaaggtgaaaaaatgattatgaaagatgtGTAATATATATTGTGTTAAACACCTTTTCAAAAGGGTATTTTTCCATGTAGGAATGCAATGTTTCAATGTGAAGAATATATTTTCGTTTATGTGAAACAAGCAATGGAAAAgtcacactggttcagtaggaaccggttcctgtataggacaacccggttcctgctgaacgttacagcagaatatttgaatttttgcactgaggaaccggttcctgcatagggacaacccggttccccatagtaaaccacagagagtgaaaatttgagaaatctgggaaccggttcccctgtagggacaacccggttcctaaaacctttattttgaaatttaactaTGAAAAAAGGTTTTAAGTGGTTTCTATGGTATATGAAAATTGtttatgattatgatatgcatgagagtagatattgtgaacaattatatgtcaaagtgagtattgtttatacctttgccatttatttcttgattcttgaatcttcacaatatcttcaagactttgaaagaTGTTTCTTTAGCTTTGACaatctttttgcacatcctttatgagaGCTTGATGtccatgttgtcttcatcaaaacacatatgCTTGAGAGGCTTTtgcaattacattctccccctttttgatgatgacaaccaagtcttgaaaatgttttgagattgagttgttttgtgcttttgaaaaaattgttgaataatgcaaggctccccctatgttagaaactccccctaaatccatgattcctttgatttatggtgatgagttttaATGTTTAGCAATGGCCTGcattttttcttttgaacaaaacaacaacacaaacatgcatactcttctccccctttgttattatcaaaaaggatggggaaaaagataaTCTTGAAATGAAATTGAAACATAACACAAATATCACACAATGAAATGTAAAACATCACAACATAACACGAATGAACGATACGGAACGTAGTTTTTACGGTTACAAACAAAGACATAATTTAATCCTAAACATCACGAAACATAAATTAAGACAATGTCTAAAAACATGAAATTAAAagactaataaaataaaaacatagtaattaaaaagcaaagaaattagtcactttcatccatgttttcttcatcttcatcatcttcttcttcttcttcatcacttccctcttcctcttcctcataaTGTGCCAAGATCCTTCTTTGAGTCCGTTGGATATCCCTCATTTGTTTCTTCATAAGATTATGCTCATAGTTGTTATCCCTCCTATTGTTGTCAATAGATGTTTGGATAGAGCAAAGCTTTTGAAACATCATATCCATGGTAAATCCTCCTTCGGGAGGTTGTTGCATCTGTTGTGCGGCGGGCTCAACATCAACCTTGTAAAAATATCTTCCATCATTACCCATCACAATTCCGGTATTTTTTAAAGCGGATGTTGTGGAGATGGCACACTCGGGTCTATTCATACTCTTCTTTGGTTCCCGTTGAAGAAGAACACCGGCATTTTGAATAATGCGAGAAATTGCCCTTGCATATGGGAGTCCTCCTTGAAGGGAAGCCATTAGTTGCATATGGCGCATGATTGAAAGAGACCAATTTACCTCTATGCCACGTCTTAGAGCATGCAACACCATCAACTCGAACTCGTTTatcctggaatggttagaattcttcggaaataaaacataagctaTGATAAGATGAAGCATCCTATCACTTACAgataagcttgaaccgaacatATTAAATTTGGTAACAAGTTGTTGGCGTGCCGTctcgcgttgagttggtcggcacatacTCACAAACACATCAACCTTACTATAAGGTAGCCAATCCTCCGGAATGTTACCTTGAATAAGCACTAAACCATGTGATGGAATTCCTAATACTCTTCCAAAATCTTCAACATCTAAACATATATCTTTATTTGAAACTTGAGACAACAAGGTAAAATCTTCAAATTCATCGGTGACTATCCTAAAGTTGTGATAAAATTCTCGAACTAAATCCGggtaataatcaccatggtcaagaACAAAGTTAGCTATACCGGCTTGTTCTAGTCTTGCCGGAAAAAAAAAAGCTATGACTAGGAAAGTCGGGAAGATTACCGTATTTTGCCGGAAGAAGTTTCCGACTCCGAATGTTGAATGTAAGTCTCCGACTTTTGAGAGTTGGTTGTTGTTCTTGTGGATCTTCACTTGTCTCACCAACCTTATTCTTTCCTTTAGCATTTCTTGAAAGTTTGGGTGCCATGGTTGAAGGATTGAGAACTTAggttttgataatgtattttcGGATTTGGTGAGTGAAGGAAATTTTGAGTGGGATATATGGAAGAATGAAGGATGATTTATAGTTGTGAGGTAGTGGGTAATAAAAATTTGAGAGTTATGGTGAGATAGTGGGGTTTAAAGTTTGGTTGAATAATGGAGGTGGAAGGGTTTGGAGAGGATGAAGATGAGAGAATATATATTAAAGTGAGTAAATGAGTGGATGTGAGTGGGTGTGAGTGACTTAAATGACAATAAAAagcttttaaatttcaaaaattgaaaCAAGTTTACGTTACAGCTACAAGACAGAAAATCTGCAAAAatcacgtgggaaccggttcgtccctacatgggaaccggttcctgaagcaTACCAAAACAACGCCTCTGGaaattactatggggaaccggttcgtccctacatgggaaccggttcctggactcaaaaagtccaaaatactttattttatgaaaaagaaagtATAGCATATATAAAATTTAAGACATAGTATATTTAGAGACATGCACCTTTGTTTTGTGATAATGAGGAATgaatttaaacatcaccttcatctaaaattccaagttCTCGACGAATTTTATAAAATGATTCTTTcgggagaggcttggtgaagatatccgcaagttgattatgagtatcgacaaaagtgacttcaacatctcctttgaGCACATGAtcacgaagaaaatgatgtcgaatgtctatgtgtttggttcttgaatgcatgaccggattttttgtgatatttatagcacttgtattgtcgcatcgaagaggaatgcatccgagatcaagtccgtagtcacgaagttgttgcttaagccaaagaatttgtgcacaacaactacccgctgctatgtattccgcttcggccgtactaagagcaacacatgcttgctttttacaagcccatgataccaatgcatttccaagaatgtgacaagtaccacttgtgcttttacgatcagttttacatcctgcataatccgcgtcagaataaccaattaaattgcaaacactacctttaggataccataagccaacgttggttgttcctttgagatacttcatgatccttttaaccgccataagatgtgattcctttggatttgcttgaaagcgagcacaaagacaaacactaaacattatgtcaggacggcttgccgtcaaatacaataaagaaccaatcatacctcgatacttggtaatatcaattggagtaccggattcatcttgatcaacatatgtaccggagcccattggagtattcattgctttgcaattatccatatcaaacttcttcaatagttctttacaatatttggattgattgataaagattccatctttgagttgcttaatttgtagtccaagaaagtaattcatctttcccatcatagacatctcgaattctccttgcatcatcaatgagaattcctcacacatttctttgttagtcgatccaaaaatgatatcatcaacataggcttgaaccaataaagtgttactcttgattttcttaatgaacaaagttttatcaaccttacccttttcgaaacccttttcacacaaaaaattgctaagtctatcataccatgctctaggtgcttgctttaatccataaagagcctttctcaacttaaagacatgtgaaggattcttgaagtcttcaaatcccgggggttgtttgacatagacttcttcattgatgtagccatttaagaatgcgctcttgacgtccatttgataaagctgaaaatttaatgaacatgcataagcaagtaaaagacggatagcttctaaccttgcaaccggagcaaatgtttcttcaaagtcgattccttcttcttgattgtaaccttgggccaccaatcttgctttgtttcgaacaattataccattctcatcaagtttgttcttaaacacccatcgagtacctatgatatgtttattacttggtctaggaacaagttcccaaacttgatttctttcgaattgatttaattcttcttgcattgcatttatccattgatcgtctcctaaggcttcatcaacttttgaaggttcaatttgagaaacaaaagccatgtgtaagcaagcatctttgagatttaatcttgttgcaactccttgactaatatcaccaataactttatcaataggatgatctctatgagttctccattcttttggtagatcattggtgttcgattcttgttgtacactttcttgttgaacactttcttgttgtacttccggtgccttctcaattatatcatttgaaagttcttccggtgcctttacaattgtattatttgaaggttcttccgggggtaaatctaaaggatcatcatcatcacaaacaacttcttcctctttggaagtgttagtctcatcaaaagatacatgcatggattcttcaatagttaaagttcttttattataaattctatatgctttactagaaagagaataaccaagaaatataccttcgtcggatttctcatcaaacttaccaagattgtctttgtcattgttaagaacaaagcacttgcatccaaaaatgtgaaaatgagcaatgtttggctttcttcctttgaagagttcatatggagtcttctttaagataggtctaatgattactcgatttccaacataacatgccgtactaaccgcatccgcccaaaaatatttaggaaggtttgcatcactaagcattgttcttgcaagttccactagaaacctatttttcctttcaactactccattttgttgtggagttcttggtgctgaaaaattatgagagataccatgttcttcacaaaattcttcaaatgatgcattttgaaactctccaccatgatcacttcttatggatacaatctttaatgatttctcattttggatttgttttgcatacttcttaaaggctctaaaagcatcacttttctgcacaagaaacaaagtccaagaatatctagaataatcatcaacaataactaaagcgtatacattacctccgaagcttcttgtccttgatggaccaaatagatccatatgcaataattgaagtggtcttgttgtagtcaccacattctttggtttgaaagaagatttggtttgctttcctttttgacatgcatcacatagtttatctttgacaaactttatcttaggtaagccgataacaagatcatgtttggttaacttatttaaatgatccatatgaatatgggctgctcttttatgccataaccatgattcgtTATTGTTTACCAacagacattttactttcaaagataaatcatttaaagaaatcataaaaatgttattaattcttgtacctttgagttttacctcattggtgacttcatcgatgatcaaacattcttccttagtgaatttgatcttgaagcctttgtcacaaagttggctaatgcttagaagattatgctttagtccttcaacataaagaacatcttcaatggatgtgaaaggtggtgcaccaactttgcctttgccaagaattcttcccttattgttgtctccataagtgacaaaacccttggcctttaaccttagatctgaaaattggtttaggtcacccgtcatatgctttgaacaaccactatctagataccataggtttgaagtggtcttcaagcaaacctacaaaacaaattaagttttgttaggtacccaaacggctttgggtccatcatagttagttcctttcttcacccatacataatgtccactaggaacactaaagttccttacataacaagcattgggtgtgtgaccaataataccacaataaaaacaagtaggttcaaagttacttctatatctaggaggataagatttcttcttaataaagttcttccttttaggataatgttgcattactttaggcttaatcactttctcttgaattggttggttactagccttgacaaagatagtcttgttggatgttggtttatcaaatttagagaaaccaagtccgctcttatcattggag
Encoded proteins:
- the LOC131661354 gene encoding uncharacterized protein LOC131661354, which codes for MAPKLSRNAKGKNKVGETSEDPQEQQPTLKSRRLTFNIRSRKLLPAKYGNIPEDWLPYSKVDVFVSMCRPTQRETARQQLVTKFNMFGSSLSVSDRMLHLIIAYVLFPKNSNHSRINEFELMVLHALRRGIEVNWSLSIMRHMQLMASLQGGLPYARAISRIIQNAGVLLQREPKKSMNRPECAISTTSALKNTGIVMGNDGRYFYKVDVEPAAQQMQQPPEGGFTMDMMFQKLCSIQTSIDNNRRDNNYEHNLMKKQMRDIQRTQRRILAHYEEEEEGSDEEEEEDDEDEENMDESD